A genome region from Geodermatophilus bullaregiensis includes the following:
- a CDS encoding redoxin domain-containing protein produces MTSDHLSSDHLLDRARRLGQLFRSDDVRAEDRGDADGADALWPVEADFSLAAATDWLNSRPLTGADLRGRVVLVDFWTHTCINWLRQLPYVRTWADAYRDAGLVVIGVHSPEFSFEHGADGVRRAAEARSIGYPIAVDDSFGVWRSFHNHFWPALYLVDATGRLRHHVFGEGGYEETETVLRQLLTEAGAGDLGPYPVPVEAHGVEAPADWDSLRSAETYLGYDRTTGFASPGGVVADRPRTYSAPDRLRLGHWALAGAWTVAREAAVSHEPGGRLTVRFSARDLHLVATPGRQGTPVRFRLLLDGRPPGADAGLDVGADGSGTVAEGRLHQLVRRSGAVDTATAEVEFPDPGAEVYAVTFG; encoded by the coding sequence ATGACCTCGGACCACCTGAGCTCCGACCACCTGCTGGACCGCGCCCGCCGTCTCGGGCAGCTGTTCCGCTCCGACGACGTCCGCGCCGAGGACCGCGGGGACGCCGACGGCGCCGACGCGCTGTGGCCGGTCGAGGCCGACTTCTCCCTCGCCGCGGCGACCGACTGGCTCAACTCGCGCCCGCTCACCGGCGCCGACCTGCGCGGCCGGGTGGTGCTCGTCGACTTCTGGACCCACACCTGCATCAACTGGCTGCGCCAGCTCCCGTACGTGCGCACCTGGGCCGACGCCTACCGCGACGCCGGGCTGGTCGTCATCGGGGTGCACTCCCCCGAGTTCTCCTTCGAGCACGGCGCGGACGGCGTCCGCCGGGCCGCGGAGGCCCGCTCGATCGGCTACCCGATCGCGGTCGACGACTCCTTCGGCGTCTGGCGGTCCTTCCACAACCACTTCTGGCCGGCGCTCTACCTCGTCGACGCGACCGGGCGGCTGCGCCACCACGTCTTCGGCGAGGGCGGCTACGAGGAGACCGAGACGGTCCTGCGGCAGCTGCTCACCGAGGCCGGCGCCGGCGACCTCGGGCCGTACCCGGTGCCCGTCGAGGCCCACGGCGTCGAGGCCCCCGCAGACTGGGACAGCCTGCGATCGGCCGAGACCTACCTCGGCTACGACCGGACCACCGGCTTCGCCTCCCCGGGCGGGGTCGTGGCCGACCGGCCGCGCACCTACTCCGCCCCCGACCGGCTGCGGCTGGGCCACTGGGCCCTGGCCGGTGCCTGGACGGTGGCCCGCGAGGCGGCGGTGTCCCACGAGCCCGGCGGGCGGCTGACCGTCCGCTTCTCCGCCCGCGACCTCCACCTGGTCGCCACGCCGGGACGGCAGGGGACGCCGGTGCGCTTCCGGCTGCTCCTGGACGGCCGGCCGCCGGGCGCCGACGCCGGACTCGACGTCGGCGCCGACGGCTCCGGGACGGTGGCCGAGGGCCGGCTGCACCAGCTGGTCCGCCGCTCCGGCGCGGTCGACACCGCCACTGCCGAGGTCGAGTTCCCCGACCCCGGCGCCGAGGTCTACGCCGTCACCTTCGGGTAG
- a CDS encoding VOC family protein, giving the protein MDVKLEVVVLPVTDVDRAKQFYKGLGWREDADIVAGDDFRIVQITPPGSGCSISFGTGITRMVPGSQEGLLLVTEDIEATRAELVEHGVAVSEVFHGAAGRFHPDEPGVRLPGRDPAGGSYSSHAVFSDPDGNGWVLQEVTQRLPGR; this is encoded by the coding sequence GTGGACGTCAAGCTCGAGGTCGTCGTCCTGCCCGTCACCGACGTCGACCGCGCCAAGCAGTTCTACAAGGGGCTGGGTTGGCGCGAGGACGCCGACATCGTGGCGGGAGACGACTTCCGCATCGTGCAGATCACGCCACCCGGGTCGGGGTGCTCGATCAGCTTCGGCACCGGGATCACCCGCATGGTCCCCGGGTCGCAGGAGGGGCTGCTGCTGGTCACCGAGGACATCGAGGCCACCCGCGCCGAGCTCGTCGAGCACGGCGTCGCGGTGAGCGAGGTGTTCCACGGCGCGGCCGGGCGGTTCCACCCCGACGAGCCGGGCGTGCGGCTGCCGGGGCGGGACCCGGCCGGCGGCAGCTACTCCTCGCACGCCGTGTTCAGCGACCCGGACGGCAACGGCTGGGTCCTGCAGGAGGTCACGCAGCGCCTCCCGGGCCGGTGA
- a CDS encoding VOC family protein, whose protein sequence is MSTTETRDAAGTTTGPAAVDMGLEVVVIPVADVDRAIDFYRRLGWRFDGDFRDDDGFRGIQFTPRGSGCSIQFGTKVTPAEPGSAQGLHLVVSDIEAARADLVARGVDASEVYHCVSGYACRFPGNDPPVPGPHPDRGTYGSFVSFADPDGNGWVLQEITTRFPGRVDGDTTYPSEAELVQALRRAAAAHREHEARTGGTDADWPAWYARYLVREQSGEQLPA, encoded by the coding sequence GTGAGCACCACGGAGACCCGCGACGCCGCGGGCACGACGACGGGACCGGCCGCGGTCGACATGGGCCTCGAGGTGGTGGTCATCCCGGTCGCCGACGTCGACCGCGCCATCGACTTCTACCGGCGGCTGGGCTGGCGCTTCGACGGCGACTTCCGCGACGACGACGGCTTCCGCGGGATCCAGTTCACGCCGAGGGGCTCGGGGTGCTCGATCCAGTTCGGCACCAAGGTGACGCCGGCCGAGCCGGGCTCCGCACAGGGTCTGCACCTGGTCGTGTCCGACATCGAGGCCGCGCGGGCGGACCTCGTCGCCCGGGGCGTCGACGCGAGCGAGGTCTACCACTGCGTCTCCGGCTACGCCTGCCGCTTCCCGGGCAACGACCCGCCCGTCCCCGGCCCGCACCCCGACCGCGGCACCTACGGGTCGTTCGTGTCCTTCGCCGACCCCGACGGCAACGGCTGGGTGCTCCAGGAGATCACCACACGCTTCCCCGGCCGGGTCGACGGCGACACCACCTACCCGTCGGAGGCGGAGCTGGTGCAGGCGCTCCGACGGGCCGCGGCCGCCCACCGGGAGCACGAGGCGCGCACCGGCGGGACCGACGCCGACTGGCCCGCCTGGTACGCCCGCTACCTGGTCCGCGAGCAGTCGGGGGAGCAGCTCCCGGCCTGA
- a CDS encoding molybdopterin-dependent oxidoreductase: MALVSRGFGRRRSATTDDRLPPGQYDTGDQFPVLSAGPTPRTPLAEWDLVVRGEVAAPQTWTWEEFRELPRESVSVDIHCVTKWSKFDTRWEGVSVDTLLADAGVEGSYVVAFSDGGYTTNLPLDDVTGGRAWVVDTYDGQPLAPEHGGPARLLVPHLYFWKSAKWVRGLSVRPRNEPGFWETFGYHDRGDPWREQRYSGD; the protein is encoded by the coding sequence ATGGCACTGGTCTCCCGGGGGTTCGGGCGCCGGAGGTCGGCCACGACGGACGACCGGCTGCCGCCGGGCCAGTACGACACCGGTGACCAGTTCCCGGTGCTGTCGGCCGGCCCGACCCCGCGGACACCGCTGGCGGAGTGGGACCTCGTGGTGCGCGGCGAGGTCGCCGCCCCGCAGACCTGGACCTGGGAGGAGTTCCGGGAGCTGCCCCGCGAGTCGGTCTCGGTCGACATCCACTGCGTGACCAAGTGGTCGAAGTTCGACACCCGCTGGGAGGGCGTCTCGGTCGACACCCTGTTGGCCGACGCCGGCGTCGAGGGGTCCTACGTGGTGGCCTTCTCCGACGGCGGGTACACCACCAACCTGCCCCTCGACGACGTGACCGGCGGCCGGGCGTGGGTGGTCGACACCTACGACGGGCAGCCCCTCGCCCCCGAGCACGGCGGCCCGGCGCGGCTGCTCGTCCCGCACCTGTACTTCTGGAAGAGCGCGAAGTGGGTCCGCGGGCTGTCCGTGCGGCCGCGGAACGAGCCCGGCTTCTGGG
- a CDS encoding NAD(P)/FAD-dependent oxidoreductase gives MTGSPRRRRPFPRARGDAAVPTGRPPRVVVVGGGFAGFHALRYLQRHLPRGTAELVLVTPNDYLLYSPLLPEVATGVVEARHIAVSLGRTLPRVRLVLGRVSDVDLTGHRVTVQRAGLVQRLDWDQLVLVPGSITRQFDILGVPEQARGLKTLVEAVYLRDHLLEQLDLADAQPDTEEGRAARAEMLTVVAVGAGYTGTEFVAQAQRWLTRIERRWDRTRARDVRWVLVDVAPAVLPELGPRLGAHALRVLRDRGVDVRLRTSVASAEDTRVVLTDGTTIATRTLVWGAGVVASPLVMELGLPTRRGRLVTTPELSVPGADGVWAAGDAAAVPDLAVDAAADGQRPDTQPTAQHAQRQGVALGRNVAAALGHGTARPYRHPDLGLVADLGGLDAVARPLGIPLTGPVAKVVARGYHLYALPATSNRIRVALDWAFQTLLPPDETQLSVVREEDARLATAQATAIYRPTA, from the coding sequence ATGACCGGCTCGCCGCGCCGCCGCCGTCCGTTCCCGAGGGCGCGGGGGGACGCCGCGGTCCCGACCGGGCGTCCGCCGCGGGTGGTGGTGGTCGGCGGCGGGTTCGCCGGCTTCCACGCCCTGCGGTACCTGCAGCGGCACCTGCCGCGCGGGACCGCGGAGCTGGTGCTGGTCACCCCCAACGACTACCTCCTGTACAGCCCGCTGCTGCCGGAGGTGGCCACCGGCGTCGTCGAGGCACGGCACATCGCGGTGTCCCTGGGGCGCACCCTGCCGCGCGTGCGGCTCGTCCTGGGCCGCGTCTCCGACGTCGACCTGACCGGCCACCGGGTCACCGTGCAGCGCGCCGGCCTGGTGCAGCGGCTCGACTGGGACCAGCTGGTCCTGGTGCCCGGGTCGATCACCCGGCAGTTCGACATCCTGGGCGTGCCCGAGCAGGCCCGGGGGCTGAAGACGCTGGTGGAGGCCGTCTACCTGCGCGACCACCTCCTCGAGCAGCTCGACCTGGCCGACGCCCAGCCCGACACCGAGGAGGGCCGGGCGGCGCGCGCGGAGATGCTCACGGTCGTCGCCGTGGGCGCCGGCTACACCGGCACCGAGTTCGTCGCCCAGGCCCAGCGCTGGCTGACCCGCATCGAGCGGCGCTGGGACCGCACCCGGGCCCGGGACGTGCGGTGGGTGCTCGTCGACGTCGCCCCGGCCGTCCTGCCCGAGCTCGGCCCGCGGCTCGGCGCGCACGCGCTGCGGGTGCTCCGCGACCGCGGCGTCGACGTCCGCCTGCGCACCAGCGTCGCCTCGGCGGAGGACACGCGTGTCGTCCTCACCGACGGGACCACGATCGCCACCCGGACCCTGGTCTGGGGCGCCGGGGTGGTGGCGAGCCCACTGGTCATGGAGCTGGGGCTGCCGACCCGCCGCGGCCGGCTGGTCACCACCCCCGAGCTGTCGGTCCCCGGTGCCGACGGCGTCTGGGCGGCCGGGGACGCCGCGGCCGTGCCCGACCTCGCGGTGGACGCGGCCGCCGACGGGCAGCGGCCCGACACCCAGCCCACCGCCCAGCACGCGCAGCGGCAGGGCGTCGCCCTGGGCCGCAACGTCGCGGCCGCGCTCGGCCACGGCACCGCCCGCCCCTACCGGCACCCCGACCTGGGCCTGGTCGCCGACCTCGGCGGGCTCGACGCCGTCGCCCGTCCCCTGGGGATCCCGCTGACCGGCCCGGTGGCCAAGGTGGTCGCCCGCGGCTACCACCTCTACGCGCTGCCGGCGACGTCCAACCGGATCCGGGTGGCCCTCGACTGGGCGTTCCAGACGCTGCTCCCACCCGACGAGACCCAGCTGTCGGTGGTGCGGGAGGAGGACGCCCGGCTGGCCACCGCCCAGGCCACCGCCATCTACCGCCCGACGGCGTAG
- a CDS encoding FAD-dependent oxidoreductase → MLPPPRAGPIQSDDCPRPRAPRPHAPRSGSPPWWKRGAVYRVHPRSFADGDGVGDLRGLRAHLDHLTAMHVEALWLSPVVPSPMADLGYDVADHCDVDPLSGTLDDLDGLVADCPVPGLRVLLDRVPDHSDRHPWFLASRPSREDPKHDWYGWRDGAPDGGPPNDWRSESAAVGPAGGRPPASAGSTAAGTGPPEVPGTHGRPPLVGLGARRPPTPPRPSRPAAGPRARDTRDTRDFHGRDDPARPRRSRDSRSRPVPARGAATVTTSRGAAMDYDVIVLGGGAPGEHCAARLAEGGLRVAVVERERVGGECSYWACIPSKTLLRPGEALAAARRAPGAAQAVTGPVDTAEAFAWRDFMVSNYDDTSAAAWAKGEGIDVIRGHGRLAGHGCVRVDDTTYTAEHVVVATGSDPFVPPVPGLRELPGFWTSREATSMTEVPRHVLVLGGGPVGVEMAQAVTRLGGSASIVEGMDHLLAREPRALGTALGTALEAEGVRLHFGQMASAARRDGEDFVLEFPDREPLRGDRLLVATGRRPRVQDIGLETVGLEELRLDARLNAREGLWAVGDVMTPWPLTHVGKYQARVVASNILGRPRAVDYSAVPRVTYTDPEAAAVGAADGPVTVTVPLSGVARTATWTRSYDTEPGFLTLVSDGSRLTGAYALGPGSGEWLQQATLAIRARVPLEVLEDVIQPFPTFSEAFLHALLELRATTRT, encoded by the coding sequence ATGCTGCCACCGCCCCGGGCGGGACCGATTCAGTCGGATGACTGTCCCCGCCCGCGCGCCCCGCGGCCCCACGCGCCGCGCTCGGGCTCACCCCCGTGGTGGAAGCGCGGCGCCGTCTACCGGGTCCACCCCCGCTCGTTCGCCGACGGGGACGGCGTCGGCGACCTCCGCGGCCTGCGGGCCCACCTCGACCACCTGACCGCGATGCACGTGGAGGCGCTGTGGCTGTCCCCGGTGGTCCCCTCGCCGATGGCCGACCTCGGCTACGACGTCGCCGACCACTGCGACGTCGACCCGCTGTCCGGCACCCTCGACGACCTCGACGGACTGGTCGCCGACTGCCCCGTGCCCGGCCTCCGCGTGCTCCTCGACCGGGTGCCCGACCACTCCGACCGGCACCCGTGGTTCCTGGCGTCGCGCCCGTCCCGGGAGGACCCGAAGCACGACTGGTACGGCTGGCGGGACGGCGCACCGGACGGCGGGCCGCCCAACGACTGGCGGTCGGAGTCCGCCGCGGTGGGCCCGGCGGGCGGGCGGCCGCCGGCATCGGCGGGCAGCACGGCGGCGGGGACGGGACCGCCGGAGGTGCCGGGGACGCACGGGCGACCTCCACTCGTCGGACTCGGGGCGCGGCGACCGCCGACGCCGCCGCGACCCTCCCGGCCCGCCGCCGGCCCCCGCGCCAGGGACACCAGGGACACCAGGGACTTCCACGGGCGCGACGACCCGGCCCGACCGCGACGCTCGAGGGACTCCCGATCCCGGCCGGTACCGGCGCGAGGAGCCGCGACAGTGACGACCTCCCGAGGAGCAGCCATGGACTACGACGTCATCGTGCTGGGTGGCGGAGCCCCCGGTGAGCACTGCGCCGCCCGGCTCGCGGAGGGCGGACTCCGGGTGGCCGTCGTCGAGCGGGAGCGGGTCGGCGGTGAGTGCTCGTACTGGGCGTGCATCCCGTCGAAGACGTTGCTGCGGCCGGGTGAGGCCCTGGCGGCGGCACGGCGGGCACCGGGCGCGGCCCAGGCGGTGACCGGCCCGGTCGACACGGCCGAGGCCTTCGCCTGGCGGGACTTCATGGTGTCGAACTACGACGACACGAGCGCCGCCGCGTGGGCGAAGGGCGAGGGCATCGACGTCATCCGCGGCCACGGCCGGCTCGCCGGTCACGGCTGCGTGCGGGTGGACGACACGACCTACACCGCCGAGCACGTCGTCGTGGCCACCGGCTCGGACCCCTTCGTCCCGCCGGTCCCGGGCCTGCGCGAGCTGCCCGGCTTCTGGACCAGCCGCGAGGCGACGAGCATGACCGAGGTCCCCCGCCACGTGCTGGTCCTCGGCGGCGGCCCCGTGGGCGTGGAGATGGCCCAGGCCGTCACCCGGCTGGGCGGCTCGGCGTCGATCGTCGAGGGCATGGACCACCTGCTCGCCCGCGAGCCGCGTGCGCTGGGGACGGCGCTGGGGACGGCGCTGGAGGCCGAGGGGGTGCGCCTGCACTTTGGCCAGATGGCGTCGGCCGCGCGCCGGGACGGCGAGGACTTCGTACTCGAGTTCCCCGACCGCGAGCCCCTGCGCGGGGACCGGCTGCTGGTGGCCACCGGCCGCCGTCCCCGGGTGCAGGACATCGGCCTGGAGACCGTCGGTCTCGAGGAGCTCCGCCTCGACGCGCGGTTGAACGCCCGCGAGGGGCTGTGGGCTGTCGGTGACGTGATGACCCCGTGGCCGCTGACGCACGTCGGCAAGTACCAGGCGCGGGTGGTGGCGTCGAACATCCTGGGCCGGCCGCGCGCCGTGGACTACTCCGCCGTCCCGCGGGTGACCTACACCGACCCGGAGGCCGCCGCCGTGGGGGCCGCCGACGGCCCGGTCACGGTGACCGTCCCGCTGTCGGGGGTGGCGCGGACGGCGACCTGGACCCGCTCCTACGACACCGAGCCCGGCTTCCTCACGCTGGTCTCGGACGGGTCGCGCCTGACCGGGGCGTACGCCCTCGGCCCCGGGTCCGGTGAGTGGCTGCAGCAGGCCACCCTGGCCATCCGGGCGCGCGTGCCCCTGGAGGTGCTCGAGGACGTCATCCAGCCGTTCCCGACGTTCTCGGAGGCGTTCCTGCACGCACTGCTGGAGCTGCGCGCCACCACCCGCACCTGA
- a CDS encoding ATP-binding protein, protein MADARLGTASRHSAVRPATASGRSGVGTRPPAGRRADAGPRTGRPVFREGALPPAAWPGLVGRRAECERLGGLVAAVAAGRSQVLVVRGEAGIGKTALLRFLVHCAAGCRVARASGVESELEMAFAGLHQLCHPFLDRLPALPGPQREALATAFGLRPGDPPDRFLVGLAVLTLLSEVAEERSFVCVVDDVQWLDQASVQTLEFVARRLDAEPVGMVLAARGAGDGPPFAGVPQLVVGPLADEDAAALLRSAVPGALDPRVRDRVLAECRGNPLALLELHRGASAAELAFGGDGGAPGSSLVSRLEQGFADQLHALPRASRQLLLVAAADPVGDVRLLQRAAARLGIGADAVSAAEASGLVELGDRVRFRHPLVRSAVRSAAPREELRQVHRALAEVTDPGSDPDRRAWHRAQATVGTDEAVAADLERSAGRALAQGGLAATAAFLGRAALLTPDPARRVRRALDAAQATVVAGAFEDASALLATARAGPLGEAGRARAELLEARMRSATSRDEDALPLLLAAARRLEPLDADLARDTYLDALSSALSAGRATGPDVREVARVVRDAPLPHAPRSGDLLLEALAVLVTDGYAAAAPVSRRAVQAFLREEPTLAEALRLTPLAASTAVSLWDDAGWDALTRRHVTVARESGAVGALPLALGQRLLVPLLAGDLAAARALVLQVRSVEELTGGRTSLALHGEAAVAAHRGRGERDERVVDEAVEALEAVAAADAAGFPPAGAGRPGRDGDTGATTVQWARAVLCNGLGRYADAVPAAREATAGPLRHGPSSWALAELVEAGARSGDTATAAAALETLSAVAGASGTEWVLGVTASRRALLRGGRAAEELHREAVDRLAGTRVQVELARARLLYGEWLRREGRRVDARVQLRTAHEALAAMGAEAFAERARRELQATGETVRRRAVETSAELTAQETQVARLAARGHTNSEIATALYISPRTVEWHLRKVFGKLGITTRRDLWRSPLGADRVPT, encoded by the coding sequence ATGGCAGACGCACGCCTCGGCACGGCGTCACGACACAGCGCGGTGCGGCCGGCCACCGCGTCCGGCCGCTCCGGCGTCGGGACCCGTCCGCCGGCCGGCCGCCGGGCCGACGCCGGACCCCGGACCGGCCGGCCGGTGTTCCGCGAGGGTGCTCTCCCGCCGGCCGCGTGGCCGGGCCTGGTGGGACGGCGCGCCGAGTGCGAGCGGCTCGGCGGCCTGGTGGCGGCGGTCGCCGCCGGCCGCAGCCAGGTCCTCGTGGTGCGGGGGGAGGCCGGGATCGGCAAGACCGCGCTGCTGCGGTTCCTCGTGCACTGCGCCGCGGGCTGCCGGGTGGCCCGCGCGTCCGGCGTCGAGTCGGAGCTGGAGATGGCCTTCGCGGGCCTGCACCAGCTGTGCCACCCGTTCCTCGACCGGCTGCCGGCGCTGCCCGGCCCGCAGCGGGAGGCGCTCGCCACGGCGTTCGGGCTGCGGCCGGGCGACCCCCCGGACCGCTTCCTCGTGGGGCTGGCCGTGCTGACCCTGCTCTCCGAGGTGGCCGAGGAGCGGTCGTTCGTCTGCGTGGTCGACGACGTCCAGTGGCTGGACCAGGCCTCGGTGCAGACGCTGGAGTTCGTCGCCCGGCGGCTCGACGCCGAACCGGTGGGGATGGTCCTCGCCGCGCGCGGCGCAGGCGACGGCCCGCCCTTCGCCGGTGTCCCGCAGCTGGTGGTCGGGCCGCTCGCGGACGAGGACGCGGCCGCCCTCCTGCGGTCGGCGGTGCCCGGGGCGCTGGACCCCCGGGTGCGCGACCGCGTCCTGGCGGAGTGCCGCGGCAACCCGCTGGCGCTCCTGGAGCTGCACCGGGGGGCCTCCGCCGCCGAGCTCGCCTTCGGGGGCGACGGCGGCGCTCCCGGGAGCTCGCTCGTCTCCCGCCTGGAGCAGGGGTTCGCCGACCAGCTGCACGCCCTCCCCCGGGCCTCCCGGCAGCTGCTCCTCGTCGCGGCCGCCGACCCGGTGGGCGACGTCCGGCTGCTGCAGCGCGCCGCGGCACGGCTGGGGATCGGGGCGGACGCGGTGTCGGCGGCCGAGGCGTCCGGGCTGGTGGAGCTGGGTGACCGGGTGCGGTTCCGCCATCCACTGGTCCGCTCGGCCGTCCGCTCCGCGGCTCCCCGCGAGGAGCTCCGGCAGGTGCACCGCGCGCTGGCCGAGGTCACCGACCCCGGCTCCGACCCCGACCGCCGGGCCTGGCACCGCGCCCAGGCCACGGTGGGCACGGACGAGGCCGTCGCCGCCGACCTGGAGCGCTCGGCCGGCCGGGCGCTCGCGCAGGGCGGGCTCGCGGCCACGGCCGCGTTCCTCGGGCGCGCGGCCCTGCTCACGCCCGACCCCGCACGGCGGGTGCGGCGGGCGCTCGACGCGGCCCAGGCCACGGTGGTCGCCGGCGCCTTCGAGGACGCCTCGGCCCTGCTCGCGACGGCCCGGGCGGGCCCGCTCGGGGAGGCCGGGCGGGCACGGGCGGAGCTGCTGGAGGCCCGGATGCGGTCGGCCACCAGCCGCGACGAGGACGCGCTGCCGCTGCTGCTCGCCGCGGCCCGCCGGCTCGAGCCGCTCGACGCCGACCTCGCCCGGGACACCTACCTCGACGCGCTGTCCTCGGCGCTGTCCGCCGGCCGGGCGACGGGTCCGGACGTGCGCGAGGTGGCGCGCGTCGTCCGGGACGCCCCGCTGCCGCACGCGCCCCGCAGCGGGGACCTGCTGCTGGAGGCCCTGGCGGTCCTGGTCACCGACGGGTACGCCGCCGCTGCCCCGGTCTCGCGGCGGGCGGTGCAGGCGTTCCTCCGCGAGGAGCCCACCCTGGCCGAGGCGCTGCGGCTGACCCCGCTGGCCGCGTCGACGGCGGTCTCGCTGTGGGACGACGCCGGCTGGGATGCCCTGACCCGCCGGCACGTGACCGTCGCACGGGAGAGCGGCGCCGTGGGCGCCCTGCCGCTCGCGCTCGGCCAGCGGCTGCTCGTGCCGCTGCTGGCCGGGGACCTCGCGGCCGCCCGGGCGCTGGTGCTGCAAGTCCGGTCGGTGGAGGAGCTCACCGGCGGCCGGACGTCCCTGGCGCTGCACGGTGAGGCGGCCGTGGCCGCCCACCGGGGCCGCGGCGAGCGGGACGAGCGCGTGGTGGACGAGGCCGTCGAGGCCCTCGAGGCGGTCGCCGCCGCGGATGCCGCCGGGTTCCCGCCTGCTGGAGCGGGCCGACCGGGTCGGGACGGGGACACGGGCGCGACGACGGTGCAGTGGGCCCGCGCCGTGCTGTGCAACGGCCTCGGCCGGTACGCGGACGCGGTGCCGGCGGCCCGGGAGGCGACCGCCGGGCCGCTGAGGCACGGCCCGTCCTCCTGGGCGCTGGCCGAGCTGGTCGAGGCCGGCGCGCGCAGCGGGGACACCGCGACGGCGGCCGCGGCGCTCGAGACGCTGTCGGCCGTGGCGGGCGCCAGCGGCACCGAGTGGGTGCTGGGCGTGACGGCGAGCCGGCGGGCCCTGCTGCGCGGAGGCCGGGCCGCCGAGGAGCTGCACCGCGAGGCCGTCGACCGGCTCGCGGGCACGCGGGTCCAGGTCGAGCTCGCCCGGGCACGGCTCCTCTACGGCGAGTGGCTGCGCCGGGAGGGCCGCCGGGTCGACGCCCGGGTCCAGCTGAGGACCGCGCACGAGGCCCTTGCCGCGATGGGCGCGGAGGCGTTCGCCGAGCGCGCCCGGCGCGAGCTGCAGGCCACCGGGGAGACGGTGCGCCGGCGCGCGGTGGAGACCTCCGCCGAGCTCACCGCCCAGGAGACGCAGGTGGCGCGGCTGGCCGCGCGGGGCCACACCAACTCCGAGATCGCCACGGCCCTCTACATCAGCCCGCGGACGGTGGAGTGGCACCTGCGGAAGGTGTTCGGGAAGCTCGGCATCACCACCCGCCGGGACCTCTGGCGGTCCCCCCTGGGCGCGGACCGCGTCCCCACCTGA
- a CDS encoding VOC family protein: MNLEVVVVPVSDVDRAKQFYKTLGWREDADVVLEDDFRLVQMTPPGSGCSIHIGTGMGSERPGSAGDLFLAVDDVEAARAELVAQGVDVGEIVHDARGALALRADPATQAAGLDPGRRSYASYAPFTDPDGNRWLLQEITTRLPGR, encoded by the coding sequence ATGAACCTCGAGGTCGTCGTCGTGCCCGTCTCCGACGTCGACCGGGCCAAGCAGTTCTACAAGACCCTGGGCTGGCGCGAGGACGCCGACGTCGTCCTGGAGGACGACTTCCGCCTCGTCCAGATGACGCCGCCCGGCTCGGGGTGCTCGATCCACATCGGCACCGGGATGGGATCGGAGCGGCCGGGCTCGGCGGGGGACCTGTTCCTCGCCGTGGACGACGTCGAGGCCGCCCGCGCCGAGCTCGTCGCGCAGGGCGTGGACGTCGGCGAGATCGTCCACGACGCCCGCGGGGCGCTCGCGCTGCGCGCGGACCCCGCGACGCAGGCGGCAGGCCTGGACCCCGGACGCCGCAGCTACGCCTCGTACGCCCCGTTCACCGACCCCGACGGCAACCGCTGGCTGCTCCAGGAGATCACGACCCGCCTCCCCGGCCGCTGA
- a CDS encoding NAD-dependent epimerase/dehydratase family protein: MRVLVTGASGMLGRAAATALLGRGDEVTVLQRRPSGLPCREVLGDVADPAVVGRAVRGQDAVLHLAAKVDVTGPWSEYAHANVGGTRAVVDACRAAGVGRLVHVSSPSVAHAGTALTGVGAEPADPARARGRYSRSKALAELDALAADSAALAVLVVRPHLVWGPGDTQLVERVVTRARAGRLPVIGSGAALIDTTYVDNAAAALVAAVDACGPVHGEALVVSNGEPRPVAEVVARLCRAAGVPGPRRRVPFGLAYVAGAAVEGVWEATRRRTVPPVTRFLAEQLATGHWFDQRRTRTALGWRPHVPLDEGFSRLAVWYAAA; this comes from the coding sequence GTGAGGGTCCTGGTCACCGGCGCGAGCGGGATGCTGGGGCGGGCCGCCGCCACCGCGCTGCTCGGGCGCGGCGACGAGGTGACCGTCCTGCAGCGCCGTCCCTCCGGACTGCCGTGCCGGGAGGTGCTGGGCGACGTCGCCGACCCGGCGGTGGTCGGCCGCGCCGTCCGGGGCCAGGACGCCGTGCTGCACCTGGCCGCGAAGGTCGACGTCACCGGCCCGTGGTCGGAGTACGCGCACGCCAACGTCGGCGGCACCCGCGCCGTCGTCGACGCCTGCCGCGCGGCCGGCGTCGGCCGGCTGGTGCACGTCTCCTCCCCGTCCGTGGCGCACGCCGGCACGGCGCTGACCGGCGTGGGCGCCGAGCCGGCCGACCCCGCCCGGGCCCGCGGCCGCTACTCCCGGTCCAAGGCGCTGGCCGAGCTCGACGCGCTGGCCGCCGACTCCGCCGCGCTCGCCGTCCTGGTGGTCCGCCCGCACCTGGTGTGGGGCCCGGGCGACACCCAGCTCGTCGAGCGCGTCGTCACCCGCGCGCGGGCCGGGCGGCTGCCGGTGATCGGCTCGGGCGCGGCGCTCATCGACACGACCTACGTCGACAACGCCGCCGCGGCCCTGGTCGCCGCCGTCGACGCCTGCGGACCCGTGCACGGCGAGGCCCTCGTCGTCTCCAACGGGGAGCCCCGACCCGTCGCGGAGGTCGTCGCCCGGCTCTGCCGGGCCGCCGGGGTCCCGGGACCGCGCCGGCGGGTGCCGTTCGGCCTGGCCTACGTGGCCGGCGCCGCGGTCGAGGGGGTCTGGGAGGCGACGCGGCGGCGCACGGTCCCGCCGGTCACCCGCTTCCTCGCCGAGCAGCTCGCGACCGGTCACTGGTTCGACCAGCGGCGCACCCGCACCGCCCTCGGGTGGCGCCCGCACGTCCCCCTCGACGAGGGCTTCTCGCGCCTGGCCGTCTGGTACGCCGCGGCCTAG